The following are encoded together in the Robertmurraya sp. FSL R5-0851 genome:
- a CDS encoding type II secretion system F family protein yields the protein MQFKYKGIHSLTGKEQKGKLMAANQAAAAEELERRGLYIAELKEIKESILNKDLNIIIGAPVKNQDFVIFCRQLATLLNAGTPIVDAIHLLSEQVSSKPFQQALKTIYQDVRSGTSLSKSCSLFPKIFDRIFVNMVLAGETSGDLENVMNRLAIFYEKDRKVKEKVKSAMVYPIAVSIVAVIVVVILLTKVLPSLLNNLLSVGGEIPVPTKIVMAASDFLIHQWYIALGIVILLVVGFIATKRNPKGRYMLDLIALKTPIFGTLLQKTILARVSRTMASLFASSVPVLQTLTMSAEVAGNSVVAKVLEDSKNSLRRGESLSTPLANSWVFPKITTHMVRIGEETGQLDTMFEKIAEFYEDDVEEMSTRLSAILEPLMIAVLGSIVGLIVMAAMLPMFSIYENFK from the coding sequence ATGCAATTTAAATACAAGGGAATTCACTCCCTTACCGGCAAAGAGCAAAAAGGAAAACTCATGGCTGCCAATCAAGCAGCAGCAGCAGAGGAGCTTGAACGTAGAGGCTTATATATTGCTGAGCTAAAGGAAATAAAAGAATCCATTTTAAATAAGGATCTTAATATAATTATTGGAGCACCTGTAAAAAATCAGGATTTCGTTATTTTTTGCCGTCAGTTAGCTACCTTGCTGAATGCAGGAACGCCGATTGTCGATGCCATCCATCTTTTGTCCGAGCAAGTGTCATCCAAGCCGTTTCAACAAGCATTAAAGACCATTTATCAAGATGTTCGTTCCGGGACATCACTGTCGAAATCATGCTCACTGTTTCCGAAAATCTTTGACCGTATTTTTGTCAATATGGTTCTTGCTGGGGAAACGAGTGGAGACTTAGAAAATGTCATGAACCGGTTGGCGATCTTTTATGAAAAAGATCGGAAGGTAAAGGAAAAGGTAAAGTCAGCGATGGTGTACCCGATTGCTGTTTCCATTGTTGCGGTGATCGTTGTCGTGATCCTTTTAACAAAGGTACTTCCGAGTCTATTAAACAACTTACTATCTGTAGGTGGAGAAATTCCTGTTCCGACGAAAATCGTGATGGCCGCGTCTGATTTCTTGATTCATCAATGGTATATCGCCTTAGGCATTGTCATCTTACTAGTAGTAGGTTTTATTGCCACCAAGCGGAATCCAAAGGGACGATATATGCTTGATTTAATCGCATTGAAGACGCCCATCTTTGGGACATTGTTGCAGAAAACGATTTTAGCTCGTGTATCACGAACGATGGCTTCTCTGTTTGCCAGCTCAGTACCGGTGCTCCAAACCTTAACCATGAGTGCAGAGGTGGCGGGGAATTCAGTTGTTGCAAAGGTGCTGGAGGACTCAAAGAATTCATTAAGACGGGGAGAAAGCTTATCCACTCCGTTAGCAAATAGCTGGGTATTTCCTAAGATTACGACGCATATGGTACGAATCGGGGAAGAAACGGGTCAGCTTGATACGATGTTTGAGAAAATTGCCGAGTTTTATGAAGACGATGTGGAGGAAATGTCTACTCGTTTGAGTGCCATTTTAGAGCCGCTTATGATTGCGGTGTTGGGAAGCATCGTCGGGTTAATCGTAATGGCTGCGATGCTACCGATGTTTTCCATCTATGAAAATTTTAAATAA
- a CDS encoding PilT/PilU family type 4a pilus ATPase, whose translation MIQKLLLFAFQNGASDLHITTAVTPIVRINGKLKKVGSQALTPNETEEMARELMTPELQEHFDQKGEVDFSYALPGICRFRVNVFRQRGSVGIVCRVINSNVPNFLDLHLPDIIKVFAQKTQGLLIVTGPTGSGKSTTLASIVDFINENMSKHILTLEDPIEYLHKHKKSIVNQREIGLDSNSFAIGLRAALRQDPDVILVGEMRDLDTIRTAITAAETGHLVLATLHTSGAAQTVDRIIDVFPAEQQQQIRTQLAGTLVGVVSQRLLPVAKDDGRRAAMEILVNNHAVANLIRSNKIHQIQSILETNKALGMQTMNMSVRELVQSGTITKQTADEFIPNWDAHQ comes from the coding sequence ATGATTCAAAAACTATTATTATTCGCATTTCAAAATGGAGCATCGGATTTACACATTACGACGGCAGTTACTCCTATTGTAAGAATCAATGGGAAGTTAAAGAAGGTAGGAAGCCAAGCTCTCACTCCTAACGAAACAGAGGAAATGGCAAGAGAGCTCATGACTCCAGAGCTGCAGGAGCATTTTGACCAAAAAGGTGAAGTTGATTTTTCCTATGCCTTACCGGGAATCTGCCGCTTTCGTGTGAATGTTTTTAGACAGAGAGGCTCTGTGGGGATTGTTTGTCGTGTGATTAATAGTAATGTACCAAACTTTCTTGACCTTCATCTCCCAGACATTATCAAGGTGTTTGCACAGAAGACACAAGGATTATTAATCGTTACAGGACCAACGGGAAGTGGGAAGTCCACGACGCTTGCGTCCATTGTTGATTTTATAAATGAAAATATGAGCAAGCATATTTTAACGCTAGAAGATCCAATTGAATACTTGCATAAGCATAAAAAAAGCATCGTGAATCAGCGGGAGATTGGGTTGGACTCTAATTCCTTTGCGATCGGTTTACGAGCGGCACTACGGCAGGACCCTGATGTGATTCTTGTGGGAGAGATGCGAGATCTTGATACGATTCGTACAGCGATTACAGCTGCTGAAACAGGTCATCTGGTTCTGGCAACTCTCCACACATCCGGTGCAGCCCAAACGGTGGATCGAATCATCGATGTGTTTCCAGCTGAGCAGCAACAGCAAATCCGTACCCAGCTTGCAGGTACTTTAGTGGGGGTTGTCTCCCAACGATTATTGCCTGTTGCCAAAGATGACGGAAGAAGAGCGGCTATGGAGATTTTAGTGAATAATCATGCGGTTGCCAATTTGATTCGCTCTAATAAAATTCATCAAATTCAATCCATTTTGGAAACCAATAAAGCTCTTGGTATGCAAACGATGAATATGTCAGTCAGAGAGCTTGTTCAAAGTGGGACTATTACCAAACAAACGGCTGATGAGTTTATTCCGAATTGGGATGCTCATCAGTAA
- the gspE gene encoding type II secretion system ATPase GspE — MALKRKRIGDLLIETNVITDEQLMDALLQQKSSGLRLGDQLVAMNIVDEDTIIQVLEFQLGIKKVNLYELEIDRKLINIIDEELARKYQLLPLKKTNDRLLVAMVDPLDYFAIDDLRLSTGFRIEPAIAKRHEIQVALNRYYGMQKSIDKMIEDMPLNEDDEGFLEAQQSDDSPVAKMVNQLLSQALQVGASDIHIDPHEHETLIRLRVDGVLRTERTLPKNMNNVLVSRIKIMSKLNIAEKRLPQDGRFKMEIDMRNIDLRVSILPTVFGEKVVMRLLDTGNVVLGVEKLGFSERNEANFRKMISNAYGIILVTGPTGSGKSTTLYTALQKLNTDEVNIITVEDPVEYQIRGINQVQVKANIGMTFAAGLRSILRQDPDIIMLGEIRDTETAEIALRSALTGHLVLSTLHTNDSVSAVSRLMDMGIEPFLVSSAVTGVVAQRLVRKICKNCASPYDPTHEEREVFQSRGMVTSNLKKGKGCSVCNNSGYRGRMAIHETLLIDDELRNMITQKMQDSAYRKYVNTKGFVSMFEDGLEKAAQGLTTLEEVYRVTVE; from the coding sequence ATGGCACTTAAGCGAAAGCGTATAGGCGATTTGCTTATTGAAACAAATGTAATTACAGACGAGCAATTAATGGATGCCCTGCTTCAGCAAAAAAGTTCTGGTTTGCGTCTCGGTGATCAATTAGTTGCGATGAATATCGTGGATGAAGACACGATTATTCAAGTGCTGGAATTTCAGCTCGGCATTAAAAAAGTGAATTTGTATGAGCTTGAGATTGATCGAAAGCTCATTAATATTATAGATGAAGAGTTAGCGAGAAAGTACCAGCTGCTTCCGCTTAAAAAGACGAATGATAGATTGCTAGTGGCGATGGTCGACCCACTCGATTATTTTGCGATTGACGATCTTCGCTTGAGCACCGGCTTCAGGATTGAGCCAGCGATAGCAAAGAGGCATGAAATTCAAGTAGCATTAAATCGTTACTATGGCATGCAAAAATCGATTGATAAAATGATTGAGGATATGCCATTAAACGAGGATGACGAAGGCTTTTTAGAAGCGCAGCAGTCGGATGATTCCCCAGTCGCGAAAATGGTGAATCAGCTTTTGAGCCAGGCGCTTCAAGTTGGGGCTAGTGATATTCATATTGACCCGCATGAACACGAAACGCTTATTCGTCTTCGTGTGGATGGGGTTCTGCGAACAGAGCGTACCCTCCCGAAGAACATGAACAATGTTCTTGTCTCAAGAATCAAGATTATGTCCAAGCTGAACATCGCTGAAAAGCGCCTTCCACAAGATGGTCGATTTAAAATGGAGATTGATATGAGAAATATAGATTTACGTGTATCAATTCTTCCAACCGTGTTCGGGGAAAAGGTTGTTATGCGTTTGCTGGACACAGGAAACGTTGTTCTCGGAGTTGAAAAGCTTGGTTTTTCAGAGAGAAACGAGGCCAATTTCCGAAAAATGATTAGCAATGCTTATGGAATCATTCTCGTTACTGGTCCTACAGGGTCAGGAAAATCCACCACCCTTTACACGGCATTGCAAAAGCTAAATACTGATGAAGTGAACATCATCACGGTTGAGGATCCGGTTGAATATCAGATCCGAGGAATTAATCAAGTTCAGGTAAAAGCGAATATTGGTATGACGTTTGCGGCGGGACTTCGCTCCATTCTCAGACAGGACCCGGATATTATCATGCTGGGTGAGATTCGTGATACAGAAACCGCGGAAATTGCTTTGCGGTCAGCCCTAACTGGTCACCTTGTATTAAGTACGCTTCATACGAATGATTCTGTTTCTGCGGTTAGCCGATTGATGGATATGGGGATTGAACCCTTCCTCGTGTCTTCAGCTGTGACTGGGGTTGTGGCACAGCGTTTGGTACGGAAAATATGTAAAAACTGCGCCAGCCCGTATGATCCAACACATGAAGAAAGAGAAGTGTTCCAATCAAGAGGAATGGTAACGAGCAACTTGAAAAAGGGGAAAGGTTGCTCGGTATGTAATAACTCAGGCTATCGCGGACGTATGGCCATTCATGAGACGCTCCTCATTGATGATGAGCTACGCAATATGATTACACAGAAAATGCAGGACTCTGCTTATCGTAAGTACGTAAACACAAAAGGCTTCGTATCGATGTTTGAGGACGGACTGGAAAAAGCTGCACAAGGGTTAACAACTTTAGAAGAGGTTTATCGCGTAACGGTAGAATAA
- the pilM gene encoding type IV pilus biogenesis protein PilM, whose translation MFNFKKNDTFSGIDFRDQYLTTAKVKIQNNNPVLLDIDVINTKNSIIENSRISDVKSIADLLKEKVLDKHVHLAFPTQNIIVRRITSLPDLKEDALAKLLQYQVGESIHLPFEKSIYDFVKIGTIKAEPDEQMDIEKLTAVEFASELREMATDKADILFFATSLPLSEDLLEVSIQAGLKPLSAEIRGTALQRLISHTNPEWLHDTEMVVDLSKESIDIHIFANGTIAFSRTMTVGAMEIEQEDLFSTSDVLPFDGFVENLVEAAASVEESALYEETYINDVVTEIEKAQNFFRFSLSKGNSHFKRVIVTGKNACQFVSVLSDRLEVEVADIDFSKIVANNFHKKDLLNSTSVAIGLALKGNETVKKKWKK comes from the coding sequence ATGTTCAACTTCAAGAAAAACGATACATTCTCGGGCATAGACTTCCGCGATCAGTACCTAACTACTGCGAAGGTAAAAATCCAAAACAACAATCCTGTTTTACTTGATATAGATGTCATCAATACAAAGAATTCCATAATAGAAAATTCAAGAATATCCGATGTAAAAAGTATAGCCGACTTGTTGAAGGAGAAGGTGTTGGACAAGCATGTTCATCTGGCCTTTCCAACACAAAACATCATTGTGAGACGAATTACCTCGCTTCCTGATTTAAAGGAAGATGCGCTTGCGAAGCTTCTTCAATACCAAGTAGGGGAAAGTATTCATCTTCCGTTTGAAAAATCTATTTATGATTTTGTGAAGATCGGGACGATTAAGGCGGAGCCAGACGAGCAGATGGATATTGAAAAATTGACGGCTGTGGAGTTTGCTTCTGAGTTAAGAGAGATGGCAACCGATAAAGCGGATATTCTGTTTTTTGCGACATCATTACCATTATCTGAGGACCTATTGGAAGTGAGTATTCAAGCAGGTTTGAAGCCATTGAGTGCGGAGATTCGCGGGACGGCATTACAGCGATTGATTTCACATACAAACCCTGAGTGGTTGCATGATACCGAGATGGTTGTTGATTTGTCTAAGGAATCCATTGATATTCATATTTTCGCCAATGGTACCATTGCCTTTTCAAGAACCATGACAGTGGGAGCAATGGAGATTGAACAGGAAGATTTATTTTCAACCAGTGATGTGTTGCCCTTTGATGGATTTGTAGAAAATTTAGTAGAAGCAGCTGCTTCTGTTGAGGAATCTGCTCTTTATGAAGAGACCTATATTAATGATGTGGTCACAGAAATAGAAAAAGCACAAAACTTCTTTCGATTCTCTTTAAGCAAGGGAAATAGCCATTTTAAACGAGTCATTGTTACCGGGAAAAACGCTTGTCAATTTGTATCTGTCCTATCTGATCGTCTTGAGGTAGAAGTAGCGGATATTGATTTTTCAAAGATTGTCGCGAACAATTTCCATAAAAAAGACCTATTGAATTCAACAAGCGTTGCGATTGGACTAGCTCTTAAAGGAAATGAAACCGTAAAGAAGAAGTGGAAAAAGTAA
- a CDS encoding prepilin-type N-terminal cleavage/methylation domain-containing protein has translation MRNQKGVTLIELLIVILIMVSISALAFSLFSYGTKMERAVAKENELQREARFIMETISNTVRDGNEINSKIVYSNGEIKLVSGTVLSKNVKSYTVTEQLVEGGTKKRYKVTLVLEKGDHEYKVSTEVFNDAQKRVRY, from the coding sequence GTGAGAAATCAAAAGGGTGTAACACTAATTGAGTTACTCATTGTCATTTTAATTATGGTAAGTATCTCCGCACTTGCCTTTTCCCTGTTTAGCTATGGGACTAAAATGGAACGAGCAGTAGCAAAGGAAAATGAACTCCAGCGTGAGGCTCGTTTTATTATGGAAACGATCTCGAATACGGTGAGAGATGGAAATGAGATTAACAGTAAAATTGTTTACTCTAATGGTGAAATAAAATTAGTATCAGGAACTGTGTTATCCAAGAATGTTAAGAGCTATACGGTTACTGAACAGTTAGTAGAAGGTGGAACGAAAAAAAGATACAAAGTGACACTAGTATTAGAAAAAGGTGATCACGAGTATAAGGTTTCAACAGAAGTCTTTAATGATGCACAAAAAAGAGTTAGGTATTAA
- a CDS encoding type IV pilus modification PilV family protein has protein sequence MNNEKGVTLIELLISVVIAGMVIVPLLLIMTGSFTRTVEQGEDTQLNYYGQQIMEIIREKGYISGTSPTQYYCQKDQGCGTATIANYDAKVTITVNPVTYSAIEFFEVTAKIVSTDSSSLELVTVVKKQ, from the coding sequence ATGAACAACGAAAAGGGAGTCACATTAATCGAATTATTGATCTCTGTTGTTATTGCTGGAATGGTGATTGTACCGTTGCTCTTAATTATGACGGGTTCATTTACCAGGACGGTAGAGCAAGGTGAAGACACGCAATTGAACTATTATGGTCAACAAATTATGGAGATTATCCGTGAAAAGGGGTACATAAGCGGAACCTCCCCTACACAATATTATTGCCAAAAAGATCAGGGCTGCGGCACCGCTACTATAGCTAACTATGATGCGAAAGTAACAATTACAGTAAATCCGGTTACGTATAGTGCGATTGAGTTCTTTGAAGTAACAGCAAAAATAGTATCAACTGACTCTTCTAGTTTAGAACTTGTCACGGTGGTGAAAAAGCAGTGA
- a CDS encoding prepilin peptidase: MLIIDLIVIILSLLFGSFFNVVAIRLLKKESISYPPSHCTSCNHRLGFFDLFPLFSYLFLKGRCRYCKEKISPLYPLGEAMTAIIFFVVYKEIGLTFELIPAILLSTLLILSVLTDIREKLILDVITLPSIVVLVIVRIFIGEEPFLTYLTGGVVGFGLLLLLAVVSKGGMGGGDIKLYAAIGVVLGPALTVMSLVLASFVGAVVGILLIAFKIVKRREPIAFGPSIMIGTLVAYLYGEDIWTWYSSLLL, encoded by the coding sequence ATGCTCATAATAGATCTAATAGTTATTATACTGTCCCTGTTATTCGGAAGCTTCTTCAACGTAGTAGCTATCCGCCTACTAAAAAAAGAATCCATCTCCTACCCACCATCCCACTGTACCTCCTGTAATCACAGGCTAGGTTTCTTTGACTTATTTCCTCTATTTAGTTATCTATTCTTAAAAGGTCGTTGTCGTTATTGTAAAGAAAAAATCTCTCCTTTATATCCATTAGGAGAAGCTATGACTGCCATTATATTTTTTGTTGTTTACAAAGAAATAGGGCTTACTTTTGAACTAATTCCTGCCATCCTATTATCAACATTATTAATTCTTTCTGTTTTAACAGACATCCGTGAAAAATTGATTTTAGACGTCATTACTCTTCCTAGTATTGTAGTTCTTGTCATTGTGCGTATCTTTATAGGGGAAGAACCATTTTTAACATACTTAACAGGCGGTGTGGTAGGTTTTGGTTTGCTCTTGTTGCTTGCTGTTGTTAGCAAAGGCGGCATGGGTGGTGGTGACATTAAGCTATATGCAGCTATTGGAGTGGTACTCGGCCCAGCACTGACTGTAATGAGCTTGGTTTTAGCTTCATTTGTAGGAGCTGTTGTTGGGATACTATTAATCGCGTTTAAAATTGTTAAACGTAGAGAACCGATTGCTTTTGGGCCGTCGATTATGATTGGAACATTAGTGGCTTACCTGTACGGAGAGGATATTTGGACTTGGTATAGCTCATTACTCCTATAA
- a CDS encoding type II secretion system protein gives MLKSLKKKMKDQAGLTLIELLVVIVILGIIAAVAIPMVMNNKNDALINTNKQNQTVLQDAVNRYYTVEGSYPSTIDGLAPKYIDSIPNCAEGGTGFALNEGKNKVTTTCKVN, from the coding sequence ATGTTAAAATCATTAAAGAAGAAAATGAAAGACCAAGCTGGTTTAACACTAATTGAACTACTTGTTGTTATTGTTATTTTGGGGATTATTGCTGCTGTTGCGATTCCGATGGTGATGAATAATAAGAATGATGCATTGATTAATACAAACAAACAAAATCAAACAGTATTACAAGATGCTGTTAATAGATACTACACAGTTGAGGGTTCGTATCCTTCAACAATTGATGGGTTGGCTCCAAAATATATTGATTCTATTCCTAATTGTGCAGAGGGTGGTACTGGATTCGCTCTTAATGAAGGGAAAAATAAGGTTACAACAACTTGTAAAGTAAACTAA
- a CDS encoding nucleoside deaminase has protein sequence MNEAIKLACENVLSNHGGPFGAIVIKDGEIIGKGKNEVTSSNDPTAHAEVQAIREACSYLGSFQLTDCEIYTSCEPCPMCIGAIYWARPKAVYYACTKEEAAQIGFDDHFIYEEISLPIEDRTIMMNQITVGEYNLPFKMWEVSSGKTEY, from the coding sequence ATGAATGAAGCGATTAAGTTAGCGTGTGAAAATGTGTTAAGTAATCATGGTGGTCCCTTTGGGGCAATTGTGATTAAGGACGGGGAAATTATCGGTAAAGGCAAAAATGAGGTCACCAGCAGCAATGACCCTACTGCCCATGCAGAGGTTCAAGCGATTCGTGAAGCTTGCTCCTATTTAGGCAGCTTTCAACTGACAGATTGTGAGATTTATACAAGCTGTGAGCCGTGTCCGATGTGCATCGGAGCGATTTATTGGGCGAGACCAAAGGCCGTCTATTATGCGTGTACGAAAGAGGAAGCAGCTCAAATTGGCTTTGATGATCACTTTATTTATGAAGAAATTAGCTTGCCAATTGAAGATAGAACGATTATGATGAATCAAATTACGGTTGGCGAGTATAATCTACCTTTTAAAATGTGGGAAGTATCTTCTGGCAAAACAGAATACTAG
- the ade gene encoding adenine deaminase, producing MDKNKLKQRIEAASGKIEADLVIKNGKIIDVFTGEIYEGDVAITDGAFVGVGHYSGKKEFDAGGRYVCPAFLDGHVHIESSMVSPKEFAKVELLKGVTTIVADPHEIANVLGVKGIQLLLDTSENLPFNFYFMLPSCVPATSFELAGATLEIEDLSPLFSHPRVLGLAEVMNFPAVKNAEESMLNKLYEAKRLNAKIDGHAAGLSDMDINVFMTSGVRTDHECTTAEDAMARLRRGMYLMIREGTVARDLKKLLPVVNERNARRCLFVTDDKHLDDILHEGSIDYNVRLAISEGLDPLTAIQLATINTAECFGLQEKGAIAPGYDADFLLLDDLESVSISHVFKDGNLMVEHGQLIYFPENEEVDISSEYVNTVCFHDFTEEALHLPIIENKANIIEINKNSLVTNHLIEEVMVNETGCFVPSFEKDQCKLVVIERHHYTNEIGVGIVKGLGLKNGAIASTVAHDSHNLVVAGTSDSDILFAAQKIKEMQGGLVVVKDGEVLASLHLPIAGLLSMGTYEEVYAGLNKLTFALEEIGVGEGFNPFLTVSFLSLPVIPEIKLTAQGLYDVKNQKHIPC from the coding sequence ATGGATAAAAACAAACTAAAACAACGTATTGAAGCAGCCTCAGGGAAAATAGAGGCTGATCTTGTTATAAAAAATGGCAAGATTATTGATGTATTTACCGGTGAAATTTATGAAGGTGACGTTGCTATTACAGATGGTGCCTTCGTTGGTGTAGGGCATTATTCTGGTAAAAAGGAATTTGATGCAGGCGGCCGATATGTATGCCCTGCTTTTCTGGACGGTCATGTTCATATTGAATCATCAATGGTATCTCCGAAGGAATTTGCGAAGGTTGAGCTTCTAAAAGGAGTGACCACTATTGTTGCCGATCCTCATGAAATCGCCAATGTACTGGGTGTAAAAGGCATTCAACTTTTACTAGATACATCGGAAAATCTCCCCTTCAATTTTTATTTTATGCTTCCTTCCTGCGTACCTGCCACTAGCTTTGAGTTAGCGGGTGCCACACTTGAGATTGAGGACTTGTCCCCCTTGTTTTCCCATCCAAGAGTGCTCGGTTTAGCAGAGGTGATGAATTTTCCCGCTGTGAAAAATGCGGAAGAATCGATGTTAAATAAGCTATATGAAGCAAAGCGGTTAAACGCAAAAATTGATGGTCATGCTGCCGGTCTGAGCGATATGGACATTAATGTCTTTATGACTTCTGGTGTGCGTACCGACCATGAGTGTACCACGGCAGAAGATGCGATGGCTCGTTTGCGCCGCGGGATGTACCTGATGATTCGAGAAGGCACCGTGGCTAGAGATTTAAAGAAGCTACTTCCTGTTGTGAATGAACGAAATGCTAGACGCTGTCTATTTGTCACAGACGATAAGCATCTTGATGATATCCTTCATGAAGGTAGTATTGATTACAATGTTCGATTAGCCATTTCAGAAGGACTCGACCCCCTTACGGCTATTCAGTTAGCTACCATTAATACAGCTGAATGCTTTGGTTTACAGGAAAAAGGAGCGATTGCACCAGGATATGACGCGGACTTTTTACTGCTAGATGATCTAGAATCTGTAAGCATCTCCCATGTATTTAAAGATGGAAATCTTATGGTTGAACATGGGCAATTAATTTATTTCCCAGAAAATGAGGAAGTAGATATCTCTTCTGAATATGTTAATACCGTTTGTTTTCATGATTTTACCGAAGAGGCATTACATCTTCCTATTATTGAAAACAAAGCAAATATTATAGAAATCAATAAAAACAGCCTTGTAACCAATCATCTTATTGAAGAAGTAATGGTAAATGAAACAGGTTGTTTTGTACCATCGTTTGAAAAAGATCAATGCAAGCTGGTCGTCATTGAAAGGCATCATTATACGAACGAAATTGGTGTAGGAATCGTAAAAGGATTAGGATTGAAAAATGGAGCGATTGCATCAACAGTTGCTCATGACTCACATAATTTAGTGGTCGCTGGAACTAGCGACTCTGATATCTTATTTGCTGCTCAAAAAATAAAAGAAATGCAGGGCGGACTTGTGGTTGTGAAAGATGGAGAAGTGTTGGCCTCTCTACACCTCCCTATTGCTGGCCTTCTTTCAATGGGCACATATGAAGAAGTGTACGCTGGCTTAAATAAGCTAACCTTTGCACTCGAAGAAATTGGTGTAGGTGAAGGCTTCAACCCGTTCTTAACCGTATCCTTCTTATCTCTACCCGTCATTCCAGAGATTAAACTTACCGCTCAAGGACTTTATGATGTGAAAAACCAAAAGCATATTCCATGTTAA
- a CDS encoding transposase, with the protein MKPTVVSHEDYQNFVLEQLRKHYSGNVLTIVNNDWPIIYKLWITDLSQITSWLRSSYSNKGPEPRDPSSMMRSYLLLLLAKPTLSITEWVDELYRVPFYAIMSGFEPGKVPGIGTFYDFFHRLWGRDNANIKPNIKPKRQKKKKKKPKKGEKASPSSPGIVRKLIDRFFRYDAKKKVLPSDRLFELFQSQFLHVSANLGLLGDLDALGVVGDGTPIETARFPRSKRTCECSAQGLTNCNHPRHYSQPDIDSGWDSSRERYFNGYHLYMLSTSDSRYDLPLYPRLQPASRHDSVSLVASSIEFSQRTTLGTIGKILLDAAHDAEPIYELLDHYNIEPFIDLNVRTKKNFSTESDIQISPEGTPICSAGLKMKPNGFDKSKNRQKWRCPLACGTKITCENPCSKAKYGRTFHTFRKDNLRLFTKTPRTSEKWKLTYKRRTSVERSNKREKVDYHLELGRHRSTKMWYIRTYAIMMCQHIDAWYDVKKEKLNLENVIFKKSA; encoded by the coding sequence GTGAAGCCAACTGTCGTTAGTCATGAAGATTACCAAAACTTCGTTTTAGAACAATTAAGAAAGCATTACTCTGGTAACGTCCTTACTATTGTAAATAATGATTGGCCCATTATTTACAAGTTATGGATCACTGACCTTTCTCAGATTACCTCGTGGCTTCGGAGCTCTTATTCGAATAAAGGTCCGGAGCCTCGTGATCCGTCTTCTATGATGCGCTCTTACCTTTTGCTTCTTTTGGCTAAACCAACTCTCAGTATTACTGAATGGGTTGATGAATTGTATCGAGTGCCTTTCTATGCCATCATGAGTGGCTTTGAACCGGGGAAAGTTCCTGGTATAGGGACTTTCTACGATTTTTTCCACCGTTTATGGGGAAGGGATAACGCTAATATAAAACCCAATATCAAACCGAAACGCCAAAAAAAGAAAAAGAAGAAACCCAAGAAAGGCGAAAAAGCGTCCCCATCAAGTCCAGGTATAGTTAGAAAGTTAATCGATCGTTTTTTTCGTTATGATGCTAAGAAAAAAGTGCTGCCAAGCGATCGATTATTTGAATTATTTCAATCTCAATTTCTCCATGTATCAGCGAACCTAGGCTTACTCGGAGACTTGGACGCTCTAGGGGTTGTCGGAGACGGTACCCCGATTGAAACGGCTAGATTTCCAAGAAGCAAGCGTACTTGTGAATGCAGTGCCCAAGGACTAACGAATTGTAACCATCCTCGTCATTATTCCCAACCTGACATCGACTCAGGGTGGGACAGTTCACGGGAACGCTACTTCAACGGATACCATCTCTACATGTTATCCACTAGCGACAGTCGATACGACCTACCCTTGTATCCAAGACTTCAACCAGCTTCCCGGCATGATTCTGTCAGTCTTGTTGCCAGTTCTATTGAATTTTCGCAACGCACTACCTTGGGCACAATTGGTAAGATTCTCTTGGATGCTGCTCATGATGCGGAACCTATTTATGAATTGCTAGATCATTATAATATCGAGCCTTTCATTGATCTGAATGTTCGAACCAAGAAAAATTTCAGCACTGAAAGCGATATACAAATATCTCCCGAAGGGACACCAATTTGTTCTGCAGGGTTAAAAATGAAGCCCAATGGTTTTGATAAATCCAAAAACCGGCAGAAATGGAGATGTCCACTCGCATGCGGCACAAAAATTACTTGTGAGAATCCCTGTTCTAAAGCTAAATACGGTCGAACATTTCATACATTCCGGAAGGACAACCTTCGGTTGTTTACTAAGACTCCGAGAACGTCTGAAAAGTGGAAGCTAACTTATAAGCGTCGTACATCTGTAGAACGGTCGAACAAACGTGAAAAGGTTGATTATCATTTAGAATTAGGTCGTCATCGTTCCACGAAAATGTGGTACATTCGGACTTATGCCATTATGATGTGCCAACATATTGATGCTTGGTACGACGTTAAAAAAGAAAAGCTGAATCTCGAAAATGTCATTTTTAAAAAGTCTGCTTAA